The Astatotilapia calliptera chromosome 2, fAstCal1.2, whole genome shotgun sequence genome includes a window with the following:
- the LOC113037575 gene encoding zinc finger and SCAN domain-containing protein 21-like codes for MVAGAGGRGGKEAKDMYLIQFPRDEEDEGGMVEEEEREGSLSGEGEEKANIKEELAQTEGYQPASLRLIKEALKMHPPNQNLHAGSRTPSEGDLSDRPPTLHPGESEEENWKVGSAEPSEGGMTMDELRGLESALRAERGREQASQHDSEVVCGSEISLAPKYIGLDGMEQDGELEPQPPTLHKEDQIGQGRVKEGERLGVAGDVELRLGWSKKLRESDSAAVMPVEDVVEHGESEHPPHLSAPGSVWESAGEEEGGGDLLHFCPQCGGGFTSEAELEEHPCPLGGAHLQSSGAEDSLFPCAHCGNTFSHAWALKNHECACAAERPHCCEICGKRFTHSRSLERHHLVHTGERPHRCQHCGRSFSRLGNLERHQRIHTGERPYGCEACGKRFSRVEYLKRHQLIHNSEKATLQCSNCGRGFSDVEQLKNHQCF; via the exons ATGGTAGCAGGAGCGGGAGGAAGAGGGGGGAAGGAGGCCAAAGATATGTACCTCATCCAGTTCCCCCGGGATGAAGAAGACGAGGGAGGgatggtggaggaagaggaaagggaGGGCAGCCTCAGCGGTGAGGGGGAGGAGAAGGCCAACatcaaagaggag TTGGCCCAAACAGAGGGTTATCAGCCTGCCTCTCTCCGACTAATCAAGGAGGCTTTGAAGATGCATCCGCCCAACCAGAACCTCCACGCTGGCTCCAGAACCCCGAGTGAAG GAGATCTGTCAGACCGTCCCCCGACTCTTCATCCAGGGGAGAGTGAAGAGGAGAACTGGAAGGTGGGCTCTGCAGAACCATCAGAGGGAGGAATGACCATGGATGAGCTGAGGGGCCTGGAGTCTGCGTTAAGGGCCGAAAGAGGCCGCGAGCAGGCTTCTCAACATGACTCAGAAGTGGTTTGTGGGTCCGAGATCAGCTTGGCCCCTAAGTACATTGGTCTCGATGGAATGGAGCAGGATGGAGAGCTGGAGCCTCAGCCACCCACTCTGCACAAAGAGGACCAGATAGGACAAGGCAGGGTGAAGGAGGGCGAGAGGTTGGGAGTGGCTGGGGATGTGGAGCTGAGGTTAGGCTGGTCAAAGAAGTTAAGAGAGAGCGACTCAGCTGCGGTCATGCCTGTAGAGGATGTGGTGGAGCACGGAGAGTCGGAGCATCCGCCCCACCTATCTGCTCCGGGGAGCGTCTGGGAGAGCGCCGGGGAAGAGGAGGGCGGCGGGGACCTGCTCCACTTCTGCCCACAATGTGGAGGAGGCTTCACTTCGGAAGCCGAGCTGGAGGAGCACCCGTGTCCACTAGGTGGCGCCCATTTACAGAGCAGCGGAGCAGAGGACAGTCTTTTCCCTTGCGCTCACTGCGGCAACACGTTCAGCCACGCCTGGGCTCTGAAGAACCACGAGTGCGCCTGCGCCGCCGAGCGGCCGCACTGCTGCGAGATCTGTGGGAAGCGTTTTACACACTCACGGTCGCTGGAGCGCCATCATCTGGTGCACACGGGTGAGAGGCCGCACCGTTGCCAGCACTGTGGACGCAGCTTTAGTCGCCTTGGTAATTTGGAACGGCACCAGCGGATTCACACAGGTGAACGTCCATACGGCTGTGAAGCATGCGGCAAGCGCTTCAGCCGTGTGGAGTACCTAAAGAGACACCAACTCATACACAACAGCGAAAAGGCAACACTCCAGTGCTCCAACTGTGGAAGGGGCTTTAGTGATGTGGAGCAACTGAAGAACCATCAGTGCTTTTAG
- the LOC113037605 gene encoding endonuclease domain-containing 1 protein-like translates to MSQRNLLQPSIRALFLLLLCSLVVGEIGKDFSHCPNFFYNKTPPQGVSAPGYQPICQRYRNQYYFASLYDRQRRVPLFSAYRLSPADGKRPKSVWMYEPQLAFSGASPDMKHFETPVDQNVIESQAVLDDYRNSSFTKGHLNPSLHQKTLDNRKATFTLTNIVPQKEGSNSGPWNKLENDVLRDFKMFCNGTMYVITGAMPYKSGDHWINNRVSVPEYMWSAYCCPSFKSDLPNNVKRFFPTCAAVGRNDPNSGEEIVPVNKNAKPNVRGYDVRRMPLENLEGILAKRLAMPISLFDNRCQA, encoded by the exons ATGTCTCAAAGGAATTTGCTCCAACCCTCCATCAGAGCTCTGTTTCTACTTCTTCTTTGTAGCCTGGTTGTTGGCGAGATCGGCAAGGACTTCTCCCACTGCCCTAATTTCTTCTATAATAAAACTCCCCCACAGGGTGTCAGCGCACCAGGATATCAGCCAATATGCCAGCGCTATAGAAACCAGTACTACTTTGCCAGCCTGTATGATCGTCAGCGTCGAGTGCCTTTGTTCTCTGCGTACAGACTGAGTCCTGCTGATGGCAAACGACCCAAATCCGTTTGGATGTATGAACCGCAG TTGGCATTTTCCGGTGCCAGCCCAGATATGAAGCATTTTGAAACCCCTGTCGACCAGAATGTGATTGAAAGCCAGGCGGTGCTTGATGACTACAGGAACTCCAGCTTTACCAAGGGTCATCTCAATCCCAGCTTGCACCAGAAGACCCTCGACAACCGGAAAGCCACCTTTACCCTGACAAACATTGTCCCCCAAAAAGAGGGCTCCAACTCTGGACCCTGGAACAAACTGGAGAATGACGTGTTGAGAGATTTCAAGATGTTCTGCAACGGGACCATGTACGTGATCACCGGGGCCATGCCATACAAATCTGGGGACCACTGGATTAATAACAGGGTGTCTGTTCCTGAATACATGTGGTCTGCCTACTGCTGCCCATCATTCAAATCTGATCTCCCTAATAATGTGAAGCGGTTTTTCCCCACGTGTGCTGCAGTTGGAAGAAACGACCCGAACAGCGGTGAGGAGATTGTGCCGGTTAATAAGAATGCGAAGCCCAACGTGCGGGGCTATGATGTGAGGAGGATGCCGTTAGAGAACCTGGAGGGTATCCTGGCAAAAAGACTGGCCATGCCCATCAGTCTGTTTGATAACCGCTGTCAGGCATAA